The following is a genomic window from Bacillus carboniphilus.
TTAACCCATTTAGAAAAGAGCTTCACGAAGAGATTTTATCTTATATTTCAGGAATACAAAGGGAGGATATTTAAACATGATGAAAAAAGGTTTTCTTTTCACTATCATGATCATCTCCTTGTCAGTTATCCTAATCGCTTGTTCAGGTACAAATGAAGAAGGAAAGTCTGATAACGGTGATGATGATAACAAACAAGTAGAACAAGTATTAAAAATCGCGAATGACCAAGAGCCAGCAGGTTTAGACCCGCATAAAACACCTGCTCATTCTTCGGTAAGAATTTATTCTCAAGTATACAGTGGATTAGTAGAGTTTGATAAAGACATGAACATTGTGGGAGATTTAGCAGTAGATTGGAATCAACCAGATGATCAAACTTACGTGTTTAACCTTCACGAAGGTGTAAAATTCCACAATGGCCGTGAAATGAAGGCGGAGGATGTCAAGTATAGCTTCGAGCGTATTTTAGCTGAAGAAACGGCATCTCACATTGCCTCTTATTTTTCAAATGTAGAAAGCATTGAGGTATTAGGGGATTACCAAATTCAATTCAAGCTTAAGTCAACGGACGCTACATTCTTATCTAACTTAACAAACGCAAGTGCTGTAGTTGTTGCAAAAGAAGTTGTAGAAGAACATGGAGATTTACAGCAAGAAGCTATTGGTACGGGTCCATTTAAGTTTGTTGAGTGGGTTCCAGATAATAGAGTGGTGTTAGAGAAAAACGAAGAATACTACAAAGAAGGTCTACCAAAATTAGACGAAGTAATCTATTACACAATGAAGGATGAAGCAGCTCGTCTATCAGCAATCCGTACCGGTGAAGTTGATCTAACTACTCTTACTGCACAATCTGCTTCTTTATTAGAAAATCAAGAAAAAATTGATATTAAGAGCTACCAATCTCTTGAATATAGTTACGTAGGATTTAATGTAAACTCAGAGATCTTGAAAGATGAAAAAGTACGTCAAGCTCTGAGCTTAGCAACAGATCGCCAAAGTATTGCCGATATCGTTTGGAACGGTGATGCTGTTATTTCTGGTCCAGTAGCACCATCTATGGGAGACTGGTCCATTGATGTAGAAAGCCATGAGCTTTACTCAAAAAATCTTGAAAAAGCAAAAGAATTGCTAGCAGAAGCTGGCTACCCAGATGGTTTTGAAATTACAATTACGACAGCCTCCACGTATGCCGACATGGTTGATACTGCTCAAATTTTACAACAGCAATGGAAAGAAATTGGTGTAGAAGCGACAATCAAGCAAATCGAGTGGGGCGAGTATATCGATACTTGGTTAAATACTTCTGCGGATATTTTAATTGGACGTAATGGTTCTGGTACGGATCCAGATCGTGCTTTAAATTACTTCTTCCATTCTACTGGTTCAGCTAACGTATGGGGATTTGCGGATAGTGACTATGATGCTTTAGTAGAAACAGGTAAAACAACTGTAGATTTAGAAGAGCGTAAAACGATTTATACAGAAGCACAAGAAAAATTACTTGAATTATCACCGAACCTATTCTTAGTTTCTCCTATGAAATATGTTGCGGTTAGAGATTCTGTAGAAGGATTTACTCCATACCCTCATAACGGAGAGTATATCTTAGACGTAACTAAAAAATAACAAAAGTAGAGGCTGCTTTTTAGCAGCCTCAAACATTTATTAAGGGTGAGCGTGATGTATGCGTATATACTGAGAAGATTATTGATGTTAATTCCGGTTTTATTTGGAGTGTCCATTGTTATCTTTTTCACGTTAAGAATTATTCCTGGAGACGTTGCCCTGACCATTTTAGGGACAGATGCAACTCCTCAAGCATTGGCCCAATTAAGAAAGGACTTTGGCTTGGACCAACCCATTTATGTTCAATACATTAATTGGATGGGAGGAGTCTTAACGGGTGACTTTGGAGAATCCATGCGAACGGGGAAAGAAGTTTTACCAGATATTTTAAGTCGTTTTGCGATTACATTTGAACTAACGATTCTAGCAGCCTTCATCTCTTGGATTGTTGCTATTCCTTTAGGGATTATTGCTGGTATTAAAAGAAATTCAAAAACAGACTTTTCTGTTCGTATTATTTCTCTACTAGGTGTATCGGTTCCAAACTTCGCCTTAGCTACGATTATCATTCTACTACTAGCGCTATATTTTAACTATAGTCCACCAGTAGGATACGTCGGTTTCTTTGAGGATCCCATTCGAAATCTTCAAATCTTATTCTTACCAGCTCTTGTACTTGGAACATCAATGGCTGGAGCTGTCATGAGAATGACACGATCGTCTATTTTAGAGATTCTGAGACATGATTTCATCCGTACTATTCGTGCAAAAGGTGCAAGAGAGCGTGTCGTCATATTCAACCATGCCTTACGAAATGCGATGATTCCTATTTTAACAATTATCGGTATGCAAATCGGAGTTTTATTAGGTGGAACGGTTATTATTGAACAGATATTCTCGTTACCGGGGCTTGGACAGCTGGTATTAACAGGAATCAATCAACGTGATTTCACGGTTGTACAAGGGTCCGTTCTATTTATTGCATTTGTGTTCGTGCTAATCAATTTAATAGTTGACCTCTTATATTCTTATTTGGATCCAAGGATTACATACAAATAAGCAAACGAAAGTAAGGAAGTGTGATCTTCATGAGAGAGTTCTTTCAACGATTAATGGATGATAAAGTCGGGTTAATCGGTTTTATTGGGATCTTAATTGTCATTATCATCGCCATTTTCGCGCCGATTATCAGTCCATATAGACCTGATCAAATGTTTACAGACCATGTACTAGAAGGGCCAAGCGGAAAGTTTTTGTTTGGGACAGATGAACTTGGAAGAGATATTTTTACTCGAGTCGTTTATGGTGCACAGGTATCTTTAAAAGTAGGGCTTATAGCAGTAGGAATTGGTGCATCATTAGGATTACTTTTAGGTGTGATTAGTGGTTATTTTCAAGGGAAAGTCGACCAAATTATCATGCGAGTCATGGACGTATTTTTTGCTTTTCCTGATATTTTATTGGCCTTAACGATTGTCGCTGTGTTGGGCCCAAGCTTAACAAACACAATGATTGCCATTGGAATTGTATTTACCCCAGTATTTACTAGACTTGTACGGTCTGCCGTGTTGTCTGTAAAAGAAAACGAGTATTTGACAAATGCTGTAGCCATTGGGGTACACCCTTCAAAAATCATTATAAAACATATAACACCGAACATTATGGCACCTTTTATTGTTCAAATTACATTAGCTTTATCCGGTGCTATTTTAACGGAAGCAGCCCTTAGCTTTCTTGGCTTAGGTGTTCAACCCCCTGATCCCTCTTGGGGAGTTATGTTAAGTGATAGTCGAACCTATATGGAATTTGCACCATGGACGATTCTATTCCCAGTAGGTGCCACTGTATTCACGATTTTCTGTTTTAACTTATTAGGTGATAGTTTACGAGATTTACTAGATCCTAAATTAAGACAGTAATCTATCTTTCTTAAGGGGAGAGTAACTTGAGTTCTGTACTGAAAATAAAAGATTTATCCATAGATATAAAGAAAAAGAAGAGTAATGTAAATGTCGTTAAAGGCATTAACATTGAAATTGGAAAGAAAATGAAATATGGCATTGTTGGAGAATCTGGTAGTGGAAAAAGCTTAACTTCACTTGCGATTATGAACCTTCTTCCAGATGCGCTTCAAATTAGTGAGGGTAGCATTACTTTAAGAACTGAAAATGAAAAAGACCTTACAAAATTAAACAAAAGGCAGATGCAAAGTGTTCGAGGCAATGAAATCTCAATGATTTTCCAAGAACCAATGACAGCCTTAGATCCACTTTATACAATTGAGCACCAACTGCTAGAGGTGTTAAGGTTCCACACGAATTACAGTAAAAAAGAGATGCGGGAAATGGGACTAGATATGTTAGGCAAGGTAGGAATTTCTCGTCCAGCAGAGATTTTTAAAAGCTATCCCCATCAGCTTTCAGGTGGAATGAGGCAGCGTATCATGATTGCCATTGCCTTGATTTGTAAGCCAAAGCTATTGATTGCCGATGAACCAACCAGGGCATTAGATGTAACGATTCAAGCTCAAATTCTTGATTTAATGAATGAATTATCGGAAACACATGATACATCGATTCTGATGATCACTCATGATTTGGGTGTTATTTTGGAAACGTGTGAAAGAGTTGCGGTCATGTATGCTGGTCAAATTGTTGAGGAATCAACGGTTAAGGATCTATTCCAAAATCCAACTCACCCTTACACACAAGGATTATTAAAGTCCATTAAGTCGTTAGGGAATCGCAGAGAAACGTTGTATTCCATCCCTGGAAATGTACCTACGCCCATTCAATATCAAGAAATGGGTTGTCGATTTGTAACTAGATGTCCATTTGCGATGGAGAAATGTAAAACGCAGGAACCTTCTATGTATGCTGTTGGTGAGGGTCATACAAGTAAATGCTGGCTGCATGAGGAGGAGGGGAAGGACCATGAGTGAAAAAGCATACGTTTTGGAAGTTAATAACCTGAAAAAATACTTCCCGATAAAAGCAGGTCTCCTTAAGAAAACAGTTGGGCACGTAAAAGCTGTAGATGATATAAGCTTTAAAGTTCGGGAAACCGAAACGCTCTCACTCGTGGGAGAAAGTGGATGCGGAAAATCAACAACGGGTAGAACGATTCTTCGGTTATATGAATCTACTTCAGGGGAAGTCTTTTTTAAAGGCAAAAATATACTAGAGATTCCTAAGAGTCAGTTTCGGAAAATGAGAAGAGATATTCAAATGATTTTCCAGGATCCTTTTAGTTCCCTGAACCCCAGAATGACTGTAAAAGAACTGTTAATGGAGCCATTACTTACACATGGAATAGCTTCTAAAAAAGAAGCCTTTACATTAGCGGAAGAAATGATTGAAAAAGTGGGACTGTCTAAAGAACAACTAAGCCGATATCCACATGAGTTTAGTGGTGGCCAAAGACAACGAATCAGTATTGCAAGAGCCCTAATTGTAAAACCAAAGGTTGTTATTTTAGATGAAGCGGTTTCTGCACTAGATGTTTCGATTCAATCACAGATTCTTAACCTGCTCATAAAGTTACAAGAAGAATTTGAACTAACGTATATCTTTATTTCTCATGACCTAAATGTTGTGAAACACTTAAGTAATCGGGTTGGCGTAATGTTTTTAGGACAAATGATGGAACTTGCTGAGACTGATGTCTTGTATGATAACCCATTACATCCATACACGAAAGCTCTACTATCAGCGATTCCTTCTTTAGATCCAACAGAGAAAAAGGAACGGATTATCTTGGAAGGGGATGTACCGGATCCGTCTAACCCACCGACGGGTTGTCCATTCCGTTTAAGATGTCCACATGCTTTTGAGCGTTGTGCTTCCGAAAAACCAGCTTTTGTCGAAAGGGAAGACAATCACTGGGTTGCTTGTCATTTGTATGATGAAGAAAATTAGAGAAAAACCTTACTTCATTAACTAAAACAATGAAGTAAGGTTTCTTTATTTTGGAGTTGCAATAAGGATAAGCGAAAGTGGTTTTCCATTCAGAGGTTCAATGGGCTCATCACAATCTACTAGTTGAAGTCCGGCTTGGTGTATGTCTGTAATCCAGGTAGATAACGTTCTAAAGTACCAAGGCATATTTGCTTTATAGCCGTCACCCATTCCGTGAAAATCCTCAATTCTCCAGCCATTCTCATAACGTTCATTCTGGCTTTGGATAATTGTTGAAGGGTGGAGGGTTTGAATAACGACTACTCCTTGTTCATTCGTTACTTTTCTACAAGCTTGGAGTACAGGTTGAATATCTTCAGATAAAAGTGAAAAATTTAAAACGACCAAATCGAATTCAGTTCCAATTTTCTCTGGACACTCTGCAAATTGGTTGTAATTCAACCAGTGATATGTGCCTCCACCTAACTTCTTCGCTTCCTCAATCAAAGATTCACTGCCATCTATTCCAGTCACAGCAATCCCATGTTGTGATAATTCTCTAGCTAGCCATCCTTCGCCACACCCAATATCAAGCACAGTTTGAGGGTTTCGAGATAGTATAGTTTTGAGAATAGCAGGGTTTGTCACCGTAATTCTACTTTTTATCTTTTCTTGTCTAATGGATTCTGCCCAAGCTTTACTGTTGATTTGCCAGCTCGTTTCTAACTGTTTTTCGTATGAGTCCAAAAGGGAAACCTCCATAAACCGTATTTATATTAACTATACATGATACCAATTGGGAGAAGACCACTATTTTACAATAAACTCATACAAAAACGACTCTCCATTCCGATAAAACCGCGGATCATAAACCCCTAATTCCTTGTCGTCATTCACTATCACTACAAAAGGACTCCATTTGGTGAGAGTCTCTGCTTCTGGCTTTGCTGAAAAGAGTGGTTCTAAGTCCGCTTCTTCATCTGAAACAAGAGTCGTATGAACTTGAGGACCATTCCAAACATTTGCAAAAGCAAGATCTACTTCATGCCCATTTTTGCCAATCACCGTATAATGCCATGGAATAAAATCAGCTGAGAGCACAACTTTTTCATAATCATCTTTTACTCCATATAGAATATAAAATCCTTGTAAGTTCTGCACAACTAGGTGTAAGAGAATAGCCAGCCAAGCAAAACGAAAAATGCGTTGTGTCGCAAATTTGGAATAACGCTTCAGTAAAAAGGAAACAAGGAAAATCGTCCAAATAACAAAATCAATAATAGGTATGGTGCCGAGTGTAAGTCTCACTTCTGAAAAAGGCTCCAGATAACCTGTTCCCCAGGCGTTGAACACATCTGATGTATCATGAATAAAAACGGCTAGTACTCCGATGAAAAAGTACTTTTTATCCCAAATTTTAAATAGTAGGTAAACAGACAAGAATAGGAGTAATGCCCATACCGGGACCAATAACACTGAATGCGTAATACCACGGTGCCACATTTGATACAGACCTTCCTGATCCCAAAACTGTGACACGACATCAATATCAGGAATTAAACTTCCGGTAATGGACGTGAAGAGTAGTGCCTGTTTTTCTTTCTTGGTTTCTTCATTCGATTTAAATGATTGGTACAATCCGGTACCAAAGAGTGTATGCGTTAATAAGTCCAATGGTAGCCTCCTGAATTTGTGGGAATTTTTACATATAGAATACCCGAATGATGAAGTTGGTGGAAGAAATTTGCTCGGGACAATGGCTGATTTGGAGAAAATAGAGAATCCTTTGTCAGGCAGCCAATCCTGAGGAAAGCATTTCCCAACTAAGACCTTCTAACCATAGGTACTCCTGAAGCACTAAATTACCATATCTACCAATTAGTTACATAGAACCCTTTTTCTTTCAGAATATTCTTTGTTTTGGGTAAATAATGTATATTCAAGGAAAATAGTACAAGGGGTGTGAGAAAAAGGATGAATGTTACAAAGACAAAGAAGCTTTTCGTATTTGTGTTAGCTGCCTTGCTTGCATTTTTACCATTAACACCATCGGAACCACTGGTTTCCGTAGCTGCGTCTGATCCAACCACGACAGCAGCGGAGTTAGAAGCACAACTTAATGATATTTTGAGCAATGAACGTTTAAAAGGTACGACAACGGGTGTTAGTGTTCGAAATGCGGACACTGGAGAAGTTCTATATTCTCATTTTGGAGACCTTCGTCTACATCCAGCTTCTAACATGAAGCTATTAACGTCAATTGCTGCTCTTGAAACGCTTGGTGAAGACTATCAATTTATTACAGAAGTCCTTACAGATGGCCAGGTATCAGGAGATGTTTTACAAGGGGATCTTTATTTAAGAGGAAAGGGTGACCCAACTTTATTAAAAGAGGATTTTGATCAGTTTGCAAAAGATTTAAAATCCAAGGGTATCTCAAAAATTAAAGGTAATTTAATCGGGGACGATAGCTGGTATGATGATGTTCGTTTATCACTAGATCTGAACTGGTCTGATGAACCATACTACACGGGTGCACAAGTTTCTGCCTTAACTCTTTCACCGAACGAAGATTATGATGCGGGGACAGTTATTGTAGAAGTGTATCCAACTTCTGAGGTCGGTGGGCAGGCAGAGGTTCGCCTTACACCAGCTACTGATTATGTAACGATTGTTAATAAAACGGAAATGGTAGGAGCGAATGAGTCCAAAAGCATTTCCATTGAAAGAGAGCATGGTACGAACAACATTGTGATCGAAGGTAAAATGCCACTTGAAGGCTCACGTTCACGCTCTTGGGTATCTGTGTGGGAACCAACAGGCTATGCTGTCGATGTATTTAAAAAATCATTAGAAGAAAACGGGATTAGTTTGATTGGGAAGAGCGAGGCAACTGTCGGAGCCACACCTGAACAGGCTACTGTCTTGACTAGTAAGAAATCAATGACACTGGAAGAATTACTAATTCCTTTCATGAAGCTTAGTAACAACGGTCATGGTGAAACGCTGACGAAGGAAATGGGGAAAGTAGTATATGGAGAAGGAAGCTGGGATAAAGGATTAAAAGTGACAAAGGATGTCGTAACCAGTCTAGGTGTAGATGGGGCAACCATTCTCCTCCGTGACGGATCGGGAATGTCTCATAAAAACATGATTCCAGCAGAAGAGATTTCACAACTATTGTTTGCTGTTCAAGACAAGGAGTGGTATCCGGCTTTTGAATATTCACTACCTGTGGCAG
Proteins encoded in this region:
- a CDS encoding ABC transporter substrate-binding protein — encoded protein: MMKKGFLFTIMIISLSVILIACSGTNEEGKSDNGDDDNKQVEQVLKIANDQEPAGLDPHKTPAHSSVRIYSQVYSGLVEFDKDMNIVGDLAVDWNQPDDQTYVFNLHEGVKFHNGREMKAEDVKYSFERILAEETASHIASYFSNVESIEVLGDYQIQFKLKSTDATFLSNLTNASAVVVAKEVVEEHGDLQQEAIGTGPFKFVEWVPDNRVVLEKNEEYYKEGLPKLDEVIYYTMKDEAARLSAIRTGEVDLTTLTAQSASLLENQEKIDIKSYQSLEYSYVGFNVNSEILKDEKVRQALSLATDRQSIADIVWNGDAVISGPVAPSMGDWSIDVESHELYSKNLEKAKELLAEAGYPDGFEITITTASTYADMVDTAQILQQQWKEIGVEATIKQIEWGEYIDTWLNTSADILIGRNGSGTDPDRALNYFFHSTGSANVWGFADSDYDALVETGKTTVDLEERKTIYTEAQEKLLELSPNLFLVSPMKYVAVRDSVEGFTPYPHNGEYILDVTKK
- a CDS encoding ABC transporter permease; its protein translation is MYAYILRRLLMLIPVLFGVSIVIFFTLRIIPGDVALTILGTDATPQALAQLRKDFGLDQPIYVQYINWMGGVLTGDFGESMRTGKEVLPDILSRFAITFELTILAAFISWIVAIPLGIIAGIKRNSKTDFSVRIISLLGVSVPNFALATIIILLLALYFNYSPPVGYVGFFEDPIRNLQILFLPALVLGTSMAGAVMRMTRSSILEILRHDFIRTIRAKGARERVVIFNHALRNAMIPILTIIGMQIGVLLGGTVIIEQIFSLPGLGQLVLTGINQRDFTVVQGSVLFIAFVFVLINLIVDLLYSYLDPRITYK
- a CDS encoding ABC transporter permease, encoding MREFFQRLMDDKVGLIGFIGILIVIIIAIFAPIISPYRPDQMFTDHVLEGPSGKFLFGTDELGRDIFTRVVYGAQVSLKVGLIAVGIGASLGLLLGVISGYFQGKVDQIIMRVMDVFFAFPDILLALTIVAVLGPSLTNTMIAIGIVFTPVFTRLVRSAVLSVKENEYLTNAVAIGVHPSKIIIKHITPNIMAPFIVQITLALSGAILTEAALSFLGLGVQPPDPSWGVMLSDSRTYMEFAPWTILFPVGATVFTIFCFNLLGDSLRDLLDPKLRQ
- a CDS encoding ABC transporter ATP-binding protein, with the protein product MSSVLKIKDLSIDIKKKKSNVNVVKGINIEIGKKMKYGIVGESGSGKSLTSLAIMNLLPDALQISEGSITLRTENEKDLTKLNKRQMQSVRGNEISMIFQEPMTALDPLYTIEHQLLEVLRFHTNYSKKEMREMGLDMLGKVGISRPAEIFKSYPHQLSGGMRQRIMIAIALICKPKLLIADEPTRALDVTIQAQILDLMNELSETHDTSILMITHDLGVILETCERVAVMYAGQIVEESTVKDLFQNPTHPYTQGLLKSIKSLGNRRETLYSIPGNVPTPIQYQEMGCRFVTRCPFAMEKCKTQEPSMYAVGEGHTSKCWLHEEEGKDHE
- a CDS encoding dipeptide ABC transporter ATP-binding protein, with the protein product MSEKAYVLEVNNLKKYFPIKAGLLKKTVGHVKAVDDISFKVRETETLSLVGESGCGKSTTGRTILRLYESTSGEVFFKGKNILEIPKSQFRKMRRDIQMIFQDPFSSLNPRMTVKELLMEPLLTHGIASKKEAFTLAEEMIEKVGLSKEQLSRYPHEFSGGQRQRISIARALIVKPKVVILDEAVSALDVSIQSQILNLLIKLQEEFELTYIFISHDLNVVKHLSNRVGVMFLGQMMELAETDVLYDNPLHPYTKALLSAIPSLDPTEKKERIILEGDVPDPSNPPTGCPFRLRCPHAFERCASEKPAFVEREDNHWVACHLYDEEN
- a CDS encoding class I SAM-dependent methyltransferase, which produces MDSYEKQLETSWQINSKAWAESIRQEKIKSRITVTNPAILKTILSRNPQTVLDIGCGEGWLARELSQHGIAVTGIDGSESLIEEAKKLGGGTYHWLNYNQFAECPEKIGTEFDLVVLNFSLLSEDIQPVLQACRKVTNEQGVVVIQTLHPSTIIQSQNERYENGWRIEDFHGMGDGYKANMPWYFRTLSTWITDIHQAGLQLVDCDEPIEPLNGKPLSLILIATPK
- a CDS encoding metal-dependent hydrolase → MDLLTHTLFGTGLYQSFKSNEETKKEKQALLFTSITGSLIPDIDVVSQFWDQEGLYQMWHRGITHSVLLVPVWALLLFLSVYLLFKIWDKKYFFIGVLAVFIHDTSDVFNAWGTGYLEPFSEVRLTLGTIPIIDFVIWTIFLVSFLLKRYSKFATQRIFRFAWLAILLHLVVQNLQGFYILYGVKDDYEKVVLSADFIPWHYTVIGKNGHEVDLAFANVWNGPQVHTTLVSDEEADLEPLFSAKPEAETLTKWSPFVVIVNDDKELGVYDPRFYRNGESFLYEFIVK
- the dacB gene encoding D-alanyl-D-alanine carboxypeptidase/D-alanyl-D-alanine endopeptidase — its product is MNVTKTKKLFVFVLAALLAFLPLTPSEPLVSVAASDPTTTAAELEAQLNDILSNERLKGTTTGVSVRNADTGEVLYSHFGDLRLHPASNMKLLTSIAALETLGEDYQFITEVLTDGQVSGDVLQGDLYLRGKGDPTLLKEDFDQFAKDLKSKGISKIKGNLIGDDSWYDDVRLSLDLNWSDEPYYTGAQVSALTLSPNEDYDAGTVIVEVYPTSEVGGQAEVRLTPATDYVTIVNKTEMVGANESKSISIEREHGTNNIVIEGKMPLEGSRSRSWVSVWEPTGYAVDVFKKSLEENGISLIGKSEATVGATPEQATVLTSKKSMTLEELLIPFMKLSNNGHGETLTKEMGKVVYGEGSWDKGLKVTKDVVTSLGVDGATILLRDGSGMSHKNMIPAEEISQLLFAVQDKEWYPAFEYSLPVAGDSDRFVGGTLRNRMKEEPAKGNVLAKTGSLTGVSTLSGYVTTVDGEKLVFSVMINNYLGSSVTFLEDEIAKTLVNYTAGE